A window of the Candidatus Jettenia caeni genome harbors these coding sequences:
- a CDS encoding nitrite transporter protein, with translation MSESLQTPNGNTKVMILATTAFALCFAGWTLFAPLAIYFKEEFNLSSTSVGLLLAMPVLLGSLAKIPMGIVTDKFGGRLVFTIMLLFGFASLLLTGFANSYGFLLVGGLFFGLIGSSFSIGIPHVSEWYPKKKQGLALGVYGVGNAGTAISGFGAPFIAESLGWHKAFIIYAIPLLLMAFVYWFFTSNAPRPANVKVPTLREKLKIYKSSGLAWVFCLIYFMFFGFFVCFSIWLPSYLIDFYGISPVKAGSYTSIFVFLSSFTRILGGYLGDKFNGRKLIIALTLVVLVITVFLNLNVSLVTSLVVFYIMGTCLGIGNGVVYKLVAENFPKDTGSVGGLVGAAGGLGGFFLPIILGTIKDYTDNYYLGFIFVSLVCLMCLSFMEEKTLSNTNKQALGTT, from the coding sequence ATGAGTGAATCTTTACAAACGCCGAACGGGAATACCAAGGTAATGATACTTGCAACAACGGCATTTGCCCTCTGTTTTGCTGGTTGGACCTTGTTCGCTCCCTTGGCAATCTACTTTAAGGAAGAGTTTAATTTGTCTTCCACATCGGTGGGATTATTACTTGCAATGCCTGTATTGCTCGGTTCGCTGGCAAAGATCCCTATGGGTATTGTGACGGATAAATTTGGTGGAAGGCTTGTTTTTACTATTATGCTTCTGTTTGGTTTTGCATCTTTGCTTTTAACTGGTTTCGCAAATAGTTATGGCTTTTTATTAGTGGGTGGGCTTTTTTTTGGCTTGATCGGTTCATCATTTTCCATTGGAATTCCCCATGTCTCAGAATGGTACCCAAAGAAAAAACAGGGGCTTGCATTAGGAGTTTATGGTGTGGGAAATGCTGGTACTGCTATTTCTGGTTTTGGGGCGCCATTTATCGCTGAATCTTTAGGATGGCATAAAGCATTTATCATTTATGCAATCCCTTTACTCTTGATGGCATTTGTGTATTGGTTTTTTACCTCTAATGCACCAAGGCCGGCAAATGTAAAAGTTCCAACTCTCAGAGAGAAACTAAAGATATATAAATCGTCTGGTCTAGCCTGGGTTTTCTGCTTAATTTACTTCATGTTTTTTGGGTTTTTTGTATGCTTCTCGATATGGTTGCCATCTTATCTGATTGACTTTTATGGCATTAGTCCTGTAAAAGCAGGTAGCTATACATCAATATTTGTATTTCTTTCATCGTTTACCCGTATCCTGGGGGGGTATTTGGGAGATAAGTTTAATGGAAGAAAGCTAATAATAGCCCTTACCTTAGTCGTGCTTGTCATAACGGTATTCCTTAATTTGAATGTATCGTTAGTGACTTCACTCGTTGTGTTCTATATCATGGGAACTTGTCTTGGTATTGGAAATGGCGTTGTGTATAAACTGGTAGCAGAAAATTTCCCGAAAGATACAGGCTCTGTAGGCGGTCTGGTAGGAGCAGCCGGAGGTCTCGGAGGCTTTTTCCTTCCGATAATACTGGGTACAATTAAGGATTACACCGATAATTATTATCTGGGATTTATCTTCGTATCTCTTGTATGCCTCATGTGTCTATCCTTTATGGAAGAAAAGACTTTGTCAAACACAAACAAACAAGCGCTGGGTACTACTTAA
- a CDS encoding putative C4-dicarboxylate transporter, producing the protein MDTRWFTAVMATIMVMSISSLHGFETIVPYFFVTSLVIFFSAIIFKATQITLFYENSLNELLNPEKSFYFFTIVSAINLIGICLSKVFHFSTAAHILWYVAISLWLGASFSSFSIVFLHRKSEDRKIEDILHGGWFFTIVGTQSTAFLGITIAEHAMQHVTFIQLFSFALWSVGACLYLIFTAFIMLRLVFYQLSSDAALSPYWMNMGAAALTALTGIALYQHIHIMHGPFTDFLPFLKGFSLFFWSVGLWWLPFLVILAIRKQAFCDDGLVFTVGYWEVAFALGLYAYSTIQLSNLFGGQYLIIISICFSVACIALWCFSSVFTLIHLVKSSIWVPVNDLTINYAVPYSFKLRGRIFRIREVVNEWVDQTIQGVSKKRYCVVISDNLTCQISYNMLTKKWYFDRVIDR; encoded by the coding sequence ATGGATACCCGATGGTTTACTGCTGTCATGGCTACCATAATGGTTATGTCTATCTCGTCATTACATGGATTCGAGACCATTGTCCCATACTTTTTTGTAACAAGCCTGGTCATATTCTTTTCTGCAATTATTTTTAAGGCAACACAGATCACGCTATTCTATGAGAATTCCTTAAATGAATTGCTCAATCCAGAGAAAAGTTTTTATTTCTTTACCATTGTTAGTGCAATTAATCTTATTGGCATTTGTTTATCTAAAGTATTTCATTTCTCTACGGCAGCTCATATACTTTGGTATGTAGCCATTAGTCTTTGGCTAGGCGCCTCTTTCTCCTCATTTAGCATTGTATTCCTTCACCGAAAATCTGAAGACAGGAAGATTGAGGATATTCTGCATGGTGGTTGGTTTTTTACCATAGTGGGCACGCAATCGACAGCTTTCCTTGGTATAACTATCGCAGAACATGCAATGCAGCACGTAACGTTTATCCAATTATTTTCATTTGCCTTATGGTCTGTGGGTGCATGTCTGTACCTCATCTTCACGGCATTCATTATGTTAAGACTGGTATTTTATCAATTGAGTAGCGATGCAGCGTTGTCACCTTATTGGATGAATATGGGAGCAGCAGCATTAACAGCGCTTACTGGTATCGCACTCTATCAGCACATACATATCATGCATGGGCCATTCACAGATTTCCTTCCTTTTTTAAAGGGATTTTCCCTGTTTTTTTGGTCTGTAGGTTTATGGTGGTTACCGTTTCTGGTTATCTTGGCTATAAGAAAACAAGCTTTCTGCGATGATGGTCTTGTGTTTACTGTAGGATATTGGGAGGTTGCTTTTGCTCTGGGGTTATATGCCTATAGTACCATTCAACTATCTAACTTATTTGGAGGACAATATCTTATTATAATCTCGATATGTTTTTCCGTTGCTTGTATTGCACTCTGGTGTTTTTCATCTGTATTTACCCTGATTCATTTGGTGAAATCTTCGATATGGGTACCTGTTAACGACCTGACGATTAATTATGCAGTTCCGTATAGCTTCAAATTACGTGGAAGAATTTTTCGTATAAGAGAAGTTGTCAATGAATGGGTAGATCAAACCATTCAAGGTGTATCAAAGAAACGATACTGTGTAGTTATCAGCGATAATCTTACTTGCCAGATATCCTATAACATGCTGACAAAAAAATGGTATTTTGATCGGGTAATCGACCGTTAA
- a CDS encoding two-component sensor kinase — translation MIRILKERIVIVIVTFIFFGLFPLVLFRMLAFPKASAELKQSVKRNLEGIVKEQRDLLTHMWEERKSHARAISDTIQGALFIHGSEDFVSLVKGKDEHEYLRLKTQLECTKADYNYKGIFICDAAGVIQATTENEKSMLGMNIIKEKSFRNIQETLYDGKTYISDVIHFPINDMQGETDKELPSLFMSYPIKGQNYDVIGAVLVWMDASALNNGIRNDVLGKTGEAYLVNKDGTMITQSRFSDHIKENSSDTCKTCHKVVDPDTNLITKGVKKCITQKTSGYDLEGYMDYDGFKVVGAWSWVKDLNMGLIVEIDADEALGTINNINSMVKSLMMVIIVPAFVMATLMYRKLNAGYMLKGLSLPQKALLGVTTVFLVGFVIAILDGYEVRKERGYLREQKYEVYNPLYVFGSIVTKRDEDFIKSNISKFKEQIPVLKSENTMHNYTEDEGKETVKINAKQSSEKTAVTW, via the coding sequence ATGATACGAATACTTAAAGAACGCATTGTTATCGTTATTGTTACTTTCATATTTTTTGGATTGTTTCCCCTTGTTTTGTTTAGAATGCTTGCATTTCCAAAGGCAAGTGCCGAATTAAAACAAAGTGTTAAAAGGAATCTGGAAGGCATCGTAAAAGAACAAAGAGATCTCCTTACACACATGTGGGAAGAAAGAAAGTCACATGCCAGGGCTATTTCAGACACCATTCAGGGTGCACTGTTTATCCATGGTAGTGAGGATTTTGTGAGTCTCGTAAAGGGAAAAGATGAACATGAATATTTAAGGTTAAAAACGCAATTAGAGTGCACAAAGGCAGATTACAATTATAAAGGAATATTTATTTGTGATGCAGCAGGGGTAATTCAGGCTACAACTGAAAATGAGAAATCCATGCTGGGCATGAATATTATAAAAGAAAAATCATTCCGTAATATTCAGGAAACTCTGTATGACGGTAAAACGTATATTTCTGATGTAATCCATTTTCCTATAAATGATATGCAGGGCGAAACAGATAAAGAGTTGCCTTCTCTGTTTATGTCTTATCCAATCAAGGGGCAGAATTACGATGTAATTGGTGCAGTCCTGGTATGGATGGATGCATCTGCCCTGAATAATGGTATACGGAATGATGTGCTAGGAAAAACCGGGGAAGCTTATTTGGTAAATAAAGATGGTACGATGATTACGCAATCGAGATTTTCAGATCATATAAAAGAAAATAGCAGTGATACCTGTAAGACATGCCATAAGGTAGTTGACCCAGATACCAATCTTATAACAAAAGGGGTAAAGAAGTGTATTACGCAAAAAACAAGTGGATACGATTTGGAAGGATATATGGATTATGATGGATTCAAGGTTGTGGGCGCCTGGAGCTGGGTTAAGGACTTAAATATGGGATTAATCGTGGAGATCGATGCAGATGAGGCGCTTGGTACCATAAATAATATCAATTCAATGGTAAAGTCCCTTATGATGGTAATAATCGTCCCAGCATTCGTTATGGCTACCTTGATGTACAGGAAGTTAAATGCGGGGTATATGTTAAAAGGCCTATCTTTACCACAGAAAGCCTTACTGGGTGTAACGACTGTCTTCCTGGTTGGCTTTGTTATAGCTATTCTGGATGGTTATGAAGTAAGAAAAGAGCGTGGGTATCTCCGGGAACAAAAGTACGAAGTTTATAACCCTTTATATGTATTTGGCTCTATTGTGACAAAAAGGGATGAAGATTTTATCAAGAGTAATATTTCTAAATTCAAGGAGCAAATTCCTGTCTTAAAATCTGAGAATACTATGCATAATTACACAGAGGATGAAGGTAAAGAGACAGTAAAAATCAATGCAAAACAATCATCAGAAAAAACGGCAGTAACCTGGTAA
- a CDS encoding two-component response regulator yields the protein MEMIARKILIVDDEEGYRKVLANSLADLGFETKAVNNGFDALEEIKRRCYSIILLDVKMPGMDGIEFLDQMKGIRVNSHIVIITAYTDEDVVKEAIKKGANKVITKPFSTSDIEACLAEFTKKGIE from the coding sequence ATGGAAATGATAGCAAGAAAAATATTGATTGTTGATGATGAAGAAGGATATAGAAAAGTATTGGCGAATTCCCTGGCTGATCTTGGGTTTGAGACAAAGGCAGTAAATAATGGTTTCGATGCATTGGAAGAGATTAAGAGGCGCTGTTATTCAATTATTTTATTAGATGTGAAGATGCCGGGAATGGATGGTATCGAATTCTTAGATCAAATGAAAGGAATAAGGGTTAATTCTCATATTGTTATTATTACCGCCTATACAGATGAGGATGTCGTGAAAGAGGCTATCAAAAAAGGCGCAAATAAGGTAATTACAAAACCTTTTAGTACCAGTGACATAGAAGCATGTCTTGCTGAATTTACAAAAAAAGGCATAGAATAA